One stretch of Microvirga lotononidis DNA includes these proteins:
- a CDS encoding MotE family protein → MTESKIVTSLKPMAIAAGLLLGTAAHHGVVAQEAKADAKNSQYCASIADAASDTRFALQKQALADMEKEIEGRIKVLEAKRAEYEDWLRRRNEVLAKADETIVLIYSRMRPDAAALQLTNMDEEIAAAVIARLNPRVASAVLNEMEPARAAQLANVITDAPKRDKNTVRQN, encoded by the coding sequence ATGACCGAATCGAAGATCGTCACAAGCCTCAAGCCGATGGCCATTGCCGCCGGACTTCTCCTCGGGACAGCAGCCCATCACGGTGTCGTGGCGCAGGAAGCCAAGGCTGATGCCAAGAACAGCCAATATTGCGCCAGCATCGCGGATGCAGCCTCGGACACGCGTTTCGCACTCCAGAAGCAGGCACTCGCCGACATGGAGAAGGAGATCGAGGGCCGAATCAAGGTCCTCGAGGCCAAACGCGCGGAATATGAGGATTGGCTGCGCCGTCGGAACGAGGTGCTGGCGAAGGCCGACGAGACCATCGTCCTGATCTATTCGCGCATGCGCCCGGATGCTGCGGCATTGCAGCTCACCAATATGGATGAAGAGATCGCTGCGGCCGTTATCGCCAGGCTGAATCCCCGCGTGGCCAGTGCCGTGCTGAACGAGATGGAGCCGGCCCGCGCCGCGCAGCTGGCGAATGTCATCACCGATGCCCCTAAGCGGGACAAGAATACCGTGAGGCAGAATTGA
- the flgH gene encoding flagellar basal body L-ring protein FlgH, translated as MKHLILIAGLCFLGACATRPEEIGREPVMTPVGAGVLVDREPLPHLFKANGPTAANSTWSNASADLFTSPRARQVGDIVTVNIQIDDKAQFDNASDRSRKSSIGAGLDYAFAFKGWNANGTGDYGVNSSSSSAGQGTIDRSEKLRLSVAAVVNEVLPNGNVVISGSQEVRVNYELRILNIAGIVRPRDISPKNTISYDKIAEARVSYGGRGRLMEVQQPAYGQQIYDAVAPF; from the coding sequence TTGAAACACCTTATTCTGATTGCCGGCCTGTGCTTCCTCGGCGCTTGCGCGACCCGGCCGGAGGAGATCGGGCGTGAACCGGTCATGACCCCTGTCGGGGCGGGCGTCCTCGTCGATCGCGAGCCGCTTCCTCATCTCTTCAAAGCCAATGGCCCCACGGCGGCGAATTCCACCTGGAGCAATGCCAGCGCCGACCTCTTCACGAGCCCGCGGGCCCGGCAGGTCGGCGATATCGTCACCGTCAATATCCAGATCGACGACAAGGCCCAGTTCGACAACGCAAGCGACCGATCGAGGAAGTCATCGATCGGAGCGGGCCTGGATTATGCTTTCGCCTTCAAGGGATGGAACGCGAACGGAACCGGAGATTACGGCGTCAACTCGTCGTCGTCCTCGGCCGGGCAGGGAACCATCGACCGGTCGGAGAAGCTGCGCCTTTCCGTGGCTGCCGTGGTCAATGAGGTGCTGCCGAACGGAAACGTCGTCATCAGCGGATCGCAGGAGGTGCGTGTGAACTACGAGCTCCGCATCCTGAACATCGCCGGGATCGTGCGGCCGAGGGACATCTCGCCGAAGAACACGATCAGCTACGACAAGATTGCCGAGGCTCGAGTATCCTATGGGGGGCGCGGACGCCTGATGGAGGTCCAGCAGCCGGCCTACGGACAACAGATCTACGATGCCGTGGCGCCTTTCTAG
- a CDS encoding flagellar basal body-associated FliL family protein, whose amino-acid sequence MAKALALPAPDGGTQSKEGSLRWLLTLGLLTLLSAAIGGGFGLVMVSGIERQVEEKYKALPQKTEVASPYKGAIAIKQLAAVVTNLAGSQSDWVRLEASIVYKPGEEQHPDVLASETRQDILSYMRTVSLAQIQGPSGLLHLREDLNERARLRSKGTIQELVLETLVVQ is encoded by the coding sequence ATGGCCAAGGCTCTAGCACTTCCTGCGCCCGACGGCGGCACGCAGAGCAAAGAAGGATCGCTCCGGTGGCTCCTGACGCTCGGGCTTCTGACCCTTCTGTCCGCCGCCATCGGAGGCGGGTTCGGCCTGGTCATGGTCTCGGGGATCGAGCGTCAGGTCGAGGAGAAGTACAAGGCGCTGCCACAGAAGACCGAGGTCGCCAGCCCTTACAAGGGTGCTATCGCGATCAAGCAGCTCGCGGCCGTCGTGACCAATCTGGCAGGCTCGCAAAGCGATTGGGTCAGGCTAGAAGCTTCCATCGTTTACAAGCCCGGCGAGGAGCAGCATCCGGACGTACTGGCATCGGAGACGAGGCAGGATATCCTGTCCTATATGCGCACCGTATCGCTGGCGCAGATCCAGGGGCCGAGCGGGCTCCTTCATTTGCGTGAGGATCTCAACGAGCGTGCAAGACTGCGCTCGAAGGGCACCATCCAAGAGCTGGTGCTTGAAACCCTGGTTGTACAATAG
- the fliP gene encoding flagellar type III secretion system pore protein FliP (The bacterial flagellar biogenesis protein FliP forms a type III secretion system (T3SS)-type pore required for flagellar assembly.), producing the protein MPFRFIFTGAFLLTATSAHAQIAGLESLIPAGDGAVSGRIIQLVVLLTVLSLAPGLLIMVTSFTRFVVAFSFLRSGLGLQSTPANLFLISLSLFMTFFVMGPTFDRAWNDGVRPLTENQISEAEAFTRTTEPFREFMMTHVRPKDLQMFTDLAAVNYPRPSEGEKIDLRILIPAFMISELRRGFEIGFLIALPFLVIDMIVATLVMSMGMMMMPPTVLALPFKILFFVLIDGWNILVSGLVRSYF; encoded by the coding sequence ATGCCCTTTCGTTTCATATTCACTGGTGCATTCCTTCTGACGGCAACGAGCGCCCACGCGCAGATCGCCGGTCTCGAATCGCTTATCCCCGCCGGCGACGGCGCAGTCAGCGGGCGGATCATTCAGCTCGTCGTTCTTCTGACCGTGCTGTCCCTGGCGCCGGGTCTGCTGATCATGGTGACCAGTTTCACCCGGTTCGTCGTGGCTTTCTCCTTCCTGCGTTCGGGGTTGGGGCTTCAGAGTACGCCCGCCAATCTGTTCCTCATCAGCCTGTCTCTGTTCATGACCTTCTTCGTCATGGGGCCGACCTTCGACCGGGCCTGGAACGACGGGGTCAGGCCTCTGACGGAAAACCAGATTTCCGAGGCGGAGGCGTTTACCCGAACGACGGAGCCCTTCCGCGAATTCATGATGACCCATGTGCGACCCAAGGATCTCCAGATGTTCACCGATCTGGCGGCCGTCAATTATCCCCGGCCCAGCGAGGGCGAGAAGATCGACCTCCGGATCCTGATCCCGGCCTTCATGATCTCGGAATTGAGGCGAGGGTTCGAGATCGGGTTCCTGATCGCCCTGCCTTTCCTCGTCATCGACATGATCGTGGCCACTCTGGTGATGTCCATGGGCATGATGATGATGCCACCGACCGTTCTGGCTCTTCCATTCAAAATCCTATTCTTCGTCCTGATCGATGGGTGGAACATCCTCGTGAGCGGCCTGGTACGATCGTATTTCTGA
- the fliF gene encoding flagellar basal-body MS-ring/collar protein FliF codes for MPGRQHAERLWSSLMQLGARRLAALAAIGLAVFLSVGIGTYYLSRPAQEMLYTGLDREDVGRMGAVLKDAGIPFDVSTDGTALLVSYGNTAQARMLLAEKGLPHSTKSGYELFNDLGSLGLTSFMQEVTKVRALEGELARTIQGMKGIKAARVHIVLPDRGSFRRDQQPPSASVVIRTVPSDDASSAQAIRHLVAAAIPGMAVDKVTVMNTDGTLLMSGDDAANASTGKMARLEKTVGLEIQDNVRRTLAPYLGTGNFEVSVAARLSTDKVSTNETIFNPESKVERSTRTIRETEVSQNKSGQKPTTVQQNLPDENVRSESGDSASEDNQRREELTNYEISSKTVQTISDGYQIKNLSVAVLVNRSRITSLLGENVTSAEMDAKVAEIEQLVSSAAGFSKDRGDQIKVAAVSFVDDGGMLQPVQGPSLTEILMRQFGTVVNALTILALCAMMIWFGLRPAVRMLMARHQAELELQREQAAALAAAEAEEALESSRETALQVASELDEQNLIEMPRTPQRKLEQIIELSEEQAAAVLKQWLGREAA; via the coding sequence ATGCCTGGTCGTCAGCACGCTGAAAGATTGTGGAGTAGTTTGATGCAGCTTGGCGCCCGCCGCCTGGCTGCCTTGGCCGCGATCGGTCTTGCCGTTTTCCTGTCCGTCGGCATCGGCACCTATTACCTCAGCCGGCCGGCTCAGGAGATGCTCTATACAGGGCTCGACCGCGAGGATGTCGGGCGGATGGGAGCCGTCCTGAAGGATGCAGGCATTCCCTTCGATGTGAGCACCGACGGAACTGCCCTCCTCGTCAGCTACGGCAACACCGCTCAGGCCCGTATGCTGCTGGCCGAGAAAGGGCTGCCTCACAGCACGAAATCCGGCTACGAGCTCTTCAACGATCTCGGCTCGCTGGGCCTCACGTCCTTCATGCAGGAAGTCACCAAGGTTCGAGCGCTCGAAGGCGAGCTGGCTCGGACGATCCAGGGCATGAAGGGCATCAAGGCGGCACGCGTCCACATCGTCCTGCCGGATCGCGGCTCGTTCCGCCGCGACCAGCAGCCGCCCTCGGCCTCCGTGGTCATTCGCACGGTGCCCTCTGACGATGCGTCGTCCGCACAGGCCATCCGGCATCTCGTCGCGGCCGCCATTCCCGGCATGGCTGTCGACAAGGTCACCGTCATGAACACGGACGGGACGCTCCTGATGTCGGGCGACGATGCCGCCAACGCCTCGACGGGCAAGATGGCGCGCCTCGAGAAGACGGTCGGCCTCGAGATTCAGGACAATGTGCGCCGCACGCTCGCGCCTTATCTCGGAACCGGCAATTTCGAAGTCAGCGTGGCAGCCCGACTGAGCACGGACAAGGTCAGTACCAACGAGACGATCTTCAATCCCGAATCGAAAGTCGAGCGTTCGACCCGGACGATCAGGGAGACCGAGGTCTCGCAGAACAAGAGCGGCCAGAAGCCCACCACGGTTCAGCAGAACCTGCCGGACGAGAATGTCCGGAGCGAATCGGGCGACAGCGCGAGCGAAGACAACCAGCGGCGTGAAGAGCTGACGAACTACGAGATCTCGTCGAAGACCGTTCAGACGATCAGTGACGGCTACCAGATCAAGAACCTGTCCGTCGCTGTCCTGGTGAACAGGTCTCGCATCACGTCTCTTCTCGGTGAGAATGTGACTTCGGCCGAGATGGACGCCAAGGTCGCCGAGATCGAGCAGCTCGTCTCTTCGGCCGCAGGCTTCAGCAAGGACCGCGGCGATCAGATCAAGGTGGCGGCCGTCAGCTTCGTCGACGACGGCGGAATGCTTCAGCCGGTTCAGGGGCCGTCTTTGACGGAAATCCTCATGCGCCAGTTCGGAACGGTCGTGAACGCGCTGACGATCCTCGCCCTGTGCGCCATGATGATCTGGTTCGGCTTGCGTCCGGCCGTCCGGATGCTCATGGCTCGCCATCAGGCTGAGCTCGAACTCCAGCGCGAGCAGGCGGCAGCTCTGGCGGCAGCGGAGGCCGAAGAGGCTCTCGAATCCAGCAGGGAGACTGCCCTGCAGGTGGCGTCCGAGCTTGACGAGCAGAACCTGATAGAGATGCCGAGGACGCCGCAGCGCAAGCTCGAGCAGATCATCGAGTTGAGTGAGGAGCAGGCCGCTGCCGTTCTGAAGCAATGGCTCGGGCGGGAGGCCGCGTGA
- a CDS encoding MotB family protein, with product MPNSSKQEIVIVRRNDDGEDVVKGGAWKIAHADFMTAMMAFFLVMWLIGMTDEKTRSGVANYFNPVQLAESTPNKKGLDDPQDVPPDNETDNTKDGKQKGSGEGTGGKSHQLRKPRFKEGALFQDPYAVLARIAEEADVTPYDTLGADATPGDTEVPGLKAGEAFRDPFDPLYWQVAPVDKLKMDPAPKPGTAAPAPSKAIMDVVAALSQKSPAAGNPDTKAPASAPVSNGTPPDAVAQPASNDPSAANAVDLKAAELKRDIMKAVQPAKDTSPQPRIDVRRTGAGTLISLTDDFDFTMFAVGSAEPHAKVVRAMAEIAKILQSRPGKIVIRGHTDARPFKSANYDNWRLSQARAQMALYMLVRGGLNEGRIVRVEGHADRDPKIPSDPNADQNRRVEILLQE from the coding sequence ATGCCGAATTCAAGTAAGCAGGAGATCGTCATCGTCCGTCGGAACGACGATGGCGAGGATGTCGTCAAGGGTGGCGCATGGAAGATCGCGCATGCGGACTTCATGACGGCTATGATGGCGTTCTTCCTCGTGATGTGGCTCATCGGTATGACCGATGAGAAAACCCGCAGCGGCGTCGCCAATTATTTCAATCCGGTCCAGCTCGCGGAATCGACCCCGAACAAGAAGGGACTCGACGACCCGCAGGACGTGCCGCCCGACAACGAGACGGACAACACCAAGGACGGAAAGCAGAAGGGGAGCGGCGAGGGAACCGGCGGAAAGTCCCACCAGCTGCGCAAGCCGCGCTTCAAGGAGGGAGCTCTCTTCCAGGATCCTTACGCCGTGCTGGCCCGGATCGCCGAGGAGGCCGATGTAACCCCCTATGACACGCTCGGCGCCGACGCGACGCCGGGCGACACGGAGGTGCCTGGCCTCAAGGCGGGCGAGGCGTTCAGGGACCCGTTCGACCCTCTGTACTGGCAGGTCGCGCCAGTCGACAAGCTGAAGATGGATCCGGCCCCGAAGCCAGGAACGGCAGCGCCTGCTCCTTCGAAGGCGATCATGGACGTTGTCGCCGCTCTGAGTCAGAAATCTCCAGCCGCAGGTAACCCGGATACGAAGGCTCCCGCGTCTGCGCCTGTATCGAACGGAACTCCGCCCGATGCGGTGGCGCAGCCTGCGAGCAACGATCCGAGCGCGGCAAATGCAGTCGACCTGAAGGCGGCGGAGCTCAAGCGGGACATCATGAAAGCCGTTCAGCCGGCCAAGGATACATCGCCACAGCCGCGCATCGACGTTCGCCGGACCGGAGCGGGAACGTTGATCAGCCTGACGGATGATTTCGACTTCACCATGTTTGCCGTGGGCTCGGCGGAGCCCCATGCGAAGGTCGTGCGAGCCATGGCCGAGATCGCGAAGATCCTGCAGTCGCGTCCGGGGAAGATCGTCATCCGGGGCCATACGGATGCCCGGCCCTTCAAATCGGCCAATTACGATAATTGGCGGCTGTCTCAGGCGCGAGCCCAGATGGCTCTGTACATGCTCGTCCGTGGTGGGCTGAACGAGGGCCGGATCGTGCGGGTCGAGGGACATGCGGATCGGGATCCGAAGATCCCGAGCGATCCGAATGCGGATCAGAACCGCCGGGTCGAGATCCTTCTGCAGGAGTGA
- the fliK gene encoding flagellar hook-length control protein FliK — MISIAGEVDADPLQDLLPEVSSREDADDGSAVEAGNSAFAIIENLLPRILARTGNGGHADAGRSGTSFASPSLAMMQPDLEDLSPTNAGLGSKLAVSVQNQEAHFKPIIEGLTGAPTDSGLPLPSEEIGQMPVNPLQEKLRSGGVKGLQPDSTDETLQAVAGAAADAEVAVTDDERGAVRSTASDRMMDRLDVQKQAPINGAKSEAASLPSSTLQHLARSIVEDAKGISEPQHPAFQHDGLNRVATARASAGVLRVLDLQLKPAELGLVTIRMRLSGDSIEMEIQAQHEETAELLRNDADKLSSLLRVSGYRPDVINIQSAESASHDRSSFHRPQQGSTGNQSFDQGAAAGQGNSSRHQGDRYGTSGRDVHPDGSEGLASGGSRSGGIYL; from the coding sequence GTGATCTCGATAGCGGGAGAGGTCGATGCCGATCCGTTGCAGGATCTTCTGCCCGAGGTGTCGTCGCGCGAGGATGCCGACGATGGCTCGGCTGTTGAAGCTGGAAATTCCGCCTTCGCGATCATCGAGAATCTCCTTCCTCGCATCCTGGCGCGAACCGGCAACGGAGGCCATGCCGATGCAGGGCGTTCCGGAACATCCTTCGCGTCGCCCTCCTTGGCCATGATGCAACCGGACTTGGAGGACCTGAGCCCGACGAATGCGGGCCTTGGATCGAAGCTCGCCGTATCGGTTCAAAACCAGGAAGCCCATTTCAAGCCCATCATTGAAGGATTGACCGGCGCTCCGACGGATTCGGGACTGCCCCTTCCAAGTGAGGAAATCGGGCAGATGCCGGTGAACCCGCTCCAGGAGAAGCTGAGGAGCGGTGGCGTGAAGGGCTTACAGCCCGACAGCACCGATGAGACGCTCCAGGCAGTAGCCGGGGCGGCTGCCGATGCAGAGGTTGCTGTGACCGACGATGAGCGCGGAGCCGTCAGGAGCACAGCCTCGGATCGCATGATGGATCGCTTGGACGTCCAGAAGCAGGCACCGATCAATGGGGCTAAGAGCGAAGCTGCTTCTCTCCCGTCCTCCACGCTTCAGCACCTTGCAAGGTCCATCGTCGAGGATGCCAAAGGGATATCCGAGCCTCAACATCCCGCCTTCCAGCACGACGGCCTGAACCGGGTCGCCACGGCAAGAGCCTCAGCCGGGGTCCTCAGGGTCCTCGATCTTCAACTGAAGCCGGCGGAACTAGGCCTCGTGACGATCCGAATGCGCCTTTCCGGCGACAGCATCGAGATGGAAATCCAGGCTCAGCACGAGGAAACGGCTGAGCTTCTGCGAAACGACGCCGACAAGCTGTCCAGTCTTCTGCGCGTGTCCGGCTATCGTCCGGACGTGATCAACATCCAATCAGCCGAATCTGCCTCCCATGACCGTTCATCGTTCCACCGTCCGCAACAGGGAAGCACGGGAAATCAGTCCTTCGATCAGGGCGCTGCCGCGGGGCAGGGCAACTCCTCACGCCATCAGGGAGACCGTTATGGCACCAGCGGACGGGACGTCCATCCGGATGGGAGCGAAGGTTTGGCTTCTGGCGGCAGCCGCTCTGGCGGGATCTATCTCTAG
- a CDS encoding transglycosylase SLT domain-containing protein has translation MGAKVWLLAAAALAGSISSAWMVAPAFAQSPSGMCEREMMRASSKYGVPIGMLYSVGLTETGRRGSLQPYAMNVEGKAVFSNSAAEAMQRFEEASRSGAKLIDLGCMQINHLYHRENFPSLASMLDPRTNVEYAARFLRELKTRHDTWTMAVARYHAGPNNDPAQKRYVCRVIANMVATGFGQWTPGAKTFCADAPGLGSGQTASDG, from the coding sequence ATGGGAGCGAAGGTTTGGCTTCTGGCGGCAGCCGCTCTGGCGGGATCTATCTCTAGCGCCTGGATGGTTGCTCCGGCTTTTGCCCAGTCGCCGTCCGGCATGTGTGAAAGAGAGATGATGCGCGCGTCGTCGAAATACGGCGTGCCGATCGGCATGCTCTACTCGGTCGGCCTCACCGAGACGGGGCGGCGCGGCAGCCTGCAGCCCTACGCCATGAACGTCGAAGGAAAAGCCGTGTTCTCGAACAGCGCGGCGGAAGCGATGCAGCGTTTCGAGGAGGCGAGCCGCAGCGGTGCGAAACTCATCGATCTCGGCTGCATGCAGATCAACCACCTCTATCATCGTGAGAACTTCCCGTCCCTGGCGAGCATGCTTGATCCGCGCACGAACGTGGAATATGCGGCCCGCTTTCTCAGAGAGCTCAAGACGCGCCACGACACTTGGACGATGGCCGTCGCGCGTTATCATGCTGGCCCGAACAACGATCCTGCCCAGAAACGATATGTCTGCCGCGTGATCGCCAATATGGTTGCAACCGGCTTCGGCCAGTGGACGCCGGGAGCCAAGACGTTCTGCGCCGACGCGCCAGGCTTGGGCAGCGGGCAGACCGCCTCGGACGGCTGA
- a CDS encoding AprI/Inh family metalloprotease inhibitor — translation MLRNCFNAASLLTLTAAIAACSSTDPSYSQGPWAQGYARRAYPEYASPWGRRLPEPPGFVIVEPAVPSVEIVETPGIRPERRREVRFEADMGSLPPSQDRTVAAPLEPVPLAAPYPPTPNPPPLATPPVYTELQSNPPGVFTPSQRATSYAGTWNVSVGATSCKVQLTSVPSLDLYKASTQGCKDEAVRSVNGWSFRENQVILFSRGTVVGRLSGAEAALSGTLSGSGSEIRMSR, via the coding sequence ATGCTGCGCAACTGTTTCAATGCGGCGAGCCTGTTGACGCTGACGGCCGCAATCGCGGCTTGCAGCTCGACCGACCCTTCATACAGTCAGGGACCTTGGGCCCAGGGATATGCCCGTAGAGCTTATCCGGAATACGCCTCTCCCTGGGGGCGCCGGCTTCCCGAACCGCCCGGCTTCGTGATCGTTGAACCCGCGGTTCCTTCCGTGGAAATCGTTGAAACTCCCGGCATACGTCCTGAGAGGCGGCGCGAAGTCCGCTTCGAAGCCGATATGGGTTCTCTTCCCCCGTCGCAAGACAGGACGGTCGCGGCTCCTCTTGAGCCGGTACCCCTCGCGGCACCTTATCCGCCTACGCCGAACCCGCCGCCGCTCGCAACGCCTCCGGTCTACACGGAACTCCAGTCGAACCCTCCAGGAGTATTCACCCCGTCTCAGCGTGCAACCTCGTATGCAGGAACCTGGAATGTCAGTGTCGGGGCAACCTCCTGCAAGGTTCAGCTCACCAGCGTGCCTTCCCTCGACCTCTACAAAGCCTCGACGCAGGGCTGCAAGGATGAGGCCGTCCGCAGCGTGAATGGATGGAGTTTTCGCGAGAACCAGGTCATCCTCTTCTCGCGCGGAACCGTGGTTGGCCGGTTGTCAGGCGCGGAAGCAGCCCTTTCCGGAACGCTGAGCGGCTCCGGCTCCGAAATCAGAATGTCGCGCTAA
- the flhB gene encoding flagellar biosynthesis protein FlhB: protein MSDTDDKDSKTEAPSDKKVRDAIEKGNIPFSREAPMFASIVGILIVLAFAARGTTKTLTEKLSLFVNRPQDFRLDSGSDAIALIHAVALEAGQFLIPTIIILAACSLAASILQNVPSLVTERIRPQWNRISPVSGWNRIFGRQGLVEFSKSLFKFATMTLVSILLLKSEQYKVLNAMFTDPSLLPELMLTMAMRLVSAIAIATIVLVAADLLWARFKWHSDLKMTKQEVKEEYKQMEGDPMVKARMRSLAQDRSRKRMLAAVPKATFVIANPTHFAIAMRYERSEASAPIVVAKGKDLIALKIREIAEKNGVPVIEDKPLARSMYDHVEVDRMIPPDFYKAVAQILFYILTRSK from the coding sequence TTCCCTTCTCGAGAGAAGCACCCATGTTTGCGTCCATCGTGGGCATCCTGATCGTCCTGGCCTTCGCCGCACGCGGCACCACCAAGACCCTGACGGAAAAGCTCTCGCTCTTCGTCAACCGCCCTCAGGACTTCCGGCTCGATTCCGGCTCGGACGCCATCGCGCTGATCCACGCCGTCGCTCTCGAAGCCGGCCAGTTCCTGATTCCGACGATCATCATTCTGGCGGCTTGCAGCCTTGCGGCATCGATCCTGCAGAATGTGCCGTCCCTGGTCACGGAGCGGATCAGGCCGCAATGGAACAGAATTTCACCCGTGAGCGGTTGGAACCGGATTTTCGGTCGTCAGGGCTTAGTGGAATTTTCGAAGTCATTATTCAAGTTCGCGACAATGACGCTCGTCAGCATCCTGCTTCTCAAGTCGGAGCAATACAAGGTTCTGAATGCCATGTTCACCGATCCTTCCCTCCTTCCGGAGTTGATGCTGACCATGGCCATGCGGCTTGTCTCCGCCATCGCGATCGCGACGATCGTCCTTGTGGCGGCGGACCTGCTCTGGGCCCGGTTCAAGTGGCACAGCGACCTAAAGATGACGAAGCAGGAGGTCAAGGAAGAGTACAAGCAGATGGAGGGCGATCCCATGGTCAAGGCGCGGATGCGCTCCCTGGCCCAGGATCGAAGCCGCAAGCGCATGCTCGCCGCCGTGCCCAAGGCGACCTTCGTGATCGCCAACCCGACCCATTTCGCGATCGCCATGCGCTACGAGCGCAGCGAGGCCAGCGCTCCGATCGTCGTCGCCAAGGGCAAGGATCTCATCGCGCTGAAGATCCGCGAGATCGCCGAAAAGAACGGCGTGCCCGTGATCGAGGACAAGCCTCTCGCAAGGTCCATGTATGATCATGTCGAAGTCGACCGGATGATTCCTCCCGACTTCTACAAAGCAGTCGCCCAGATCCTGTTCTACATCCTCACGAGGTCTAAATGA